One Cricetulus griseus strain 17A/GY chromosome 5, alternate assembly CriGri-PICRH-1.0, whole genome shotgun sequence genomic window carries:
- the LOC118238939 gene encoding ESX-1 secretion-associated protein EspI-like, which yields METRLPGQHAARGSRRHRREGSLSAPASSAPLGGLEEGRRPVGGGFAGRIGVYRVLLEEKKVVLRGSSQVTLWSRGNRKRSGGEVGACTPDITSLKRLRQKDDLLPRLACGGKTRVEADDEKERPWEGDYAGGSWAWRSFLESDSSPTHGHLVLRGVTRGRPLYFRPFTGCPTPSPPPLPPPPLPFPLLTFQPPPPPTAVGPAAVLGVQGTEKEMGSALGQRSSLLGMFEDPTGEGAPNPAGMWAGPDPIEEGGHPSPLQAAADSCHAPQDISGTPPTRRPPRSCSSQEHLLRTSRQPPSA from the exons ATGGAAACGCGGTTGCCAGGGCAACACGCCGCGAGAGGCTCCCGACGTCACCGCAGGGAGGGCTCCCTGTCCGCCCCCGCCAGCTCCGCG CCTCTGGGAGGACTTGAAGAAGGGAGGAGACCTGTAGGAGGGGGCTTTGCGGGACGAATAGGAGTTTACCGAGTGTTGTTGGAAGAGAAGAAGGTTGTGTTGCGGGGCAGCAGTCAGGTCACGTTGTGGAGTCGGGGGAATAGGAAAAG AAGTGGGGGAGAGGTGGGTGCCTGCACACCTGACATCACATcgctcaagaggctgagacagaaggatgacctcctgcccaggctggcctgcggTGGCAAGACTAGGGTAGAGGCTGACGACGAAAAGGAACG GCCTTGGGAAGGAGACTACGCTGGCGGCAGCTGGGCGTGGAGATCTTTCCTGGAGTCTGATTCCAGCCCCACCCACGGCCACCTAGTCCTCCGCGGTGTCACGCGGGGCAG gcccctctATTTTCGTCCTTTCACTGGCtgtcccaccccctcccctcccccacttccgcCCCCTCCTTTACCCTTCCCCCTCCTCACATTCCAACCTCCGCCCCCGCCCACAGCCGTGGGGCCAGCTGCTGTTTTGGGTGTCCAGGGGACAGAAAAGGAGATGGGTTCTGCCCTGGGTCAGAGGTCCTCCCTCCTCGGAATGTTTGAAGACCCAACCGGAGAGGGTGCCCCTAACCCTGCTGGAATGTGGGCGGGACCGGACCCCATCGAAGAAGGAGgtcacccctcacccctgcaggCAGCCGCAGACAGCTGTCATGCCCCACAAGACATAAGCGGAACACCACCAACCCGGAGGCCTCCACGAAGCTGCAGCAGCCAGGAGCATTTACTGAGGACTTCGCGCCAGCCTCCCAGTGCATAA